Proteins encoded by one window of Chondromyces crocatus:
- a CDS encoding hybrid non-ribosomal peptide synthetase/type I polyketide synthase yields MSEELRGAGDTAPSLVSNTARPAGATSHPLSYGQRALWFLHQLSPQSHAYNTLFAVRIRSTLDLAKLAEAFRLMVQRHPTLRSTYCLEDGVPRQIIHPSLELPLVEEDAASLDEKQLAPRLLERAHRPFDLVRGPVARAHVFTRGPEHHVLLVAAHHITCDFFSGASLLEELFAAYSALRCGELPTLPTPALQYTDFVARQEELLASDGEELFAYWQTQLATAPVSLDLPLDRPRPPIPTGRGASVSFHIGSELTRRISTLTRSQGATLNMALVAMFQVLLHRYTRESDIVVGSPMAGWSRSEFKGVVGDFINMVVLRSDLSADPSTKELLLQVSERVMGALMHQDYPFPLLVERLSPTRDPARTPFSSAAFLFHDLDRFGPLGRLFSPAQGKSLEVGELKLEGLYLPQQEGQFDVTLEVLYAAEELHGNLKYNADLFLPETVERMAHHYAELLAAMVEAPERPVGQLRLLGKEEREAVLRAGQGPSSSLAVEVPFHAQWEKLAEREPSAIAVEDEAKRLTRAEVNARANRLARRLRTMGVGPEVSVGLSLQRGVDLVVGLLGVLKAGGMYVPLDPGYPRERLSYMLEDAAVKLLLTDEASLEQLPTASGVETLLLQDVERSASDEPASDLKLAVAAEQCAYMLYTSGSTGRPKGVQVPHGALANFLRSMAERPGLSATDVLLAVTPLSFDIAGLELYLPLVTGARLVVASQATSRDPERLGRALAQHGVTVMQGTPSTYRLLLQHPEVLNRGFKALCGGEALPGDVCSRLLEREVALWNMYGPTETTIWSAAGPVQDAARVDLGTPVDNTDLYVLDEALELVPPGVSGELYIGGAGLARGYWRRRSLSAERFVPDPFSTTPGARMYRTGDVVRRQADGRLLYQGRSDAQVKIRGFRIELDEVEAWLSTHPSVRAAVVSSVEDERGGGAQLVAYVVPAGAAPSVEPLRAHLQERLPEYMVPGQYMVLDELPLTPAGKVDRKRLPRPTFDRATLQTRYTPPTTTEEKQIAALWKEVLRIERAGLDDNFFDLGGNSLLLVNLHARMCAALAVDFTLTDLFSHPTVSAQAALVRRLGGDAGDRASEARERRVRRAARRGTETVDEAPGRDTDIAIVGAAGRFPGARTLDAFWHNLWAGIESIAFYSAEELLAAGVPSDIVANPAYVRAKGELEDIDLFDAEFFGIPPREAAVLDPQQRLFLECAHEALENAGYGGEDRPGPVGVFAGAGINGYLLFNLHGRTRSLAGDYQLFISSDKDFLATRAAYKLNLTGPAITVQSACSTSLAAVHMACRSLIEDQCDMALAGGVAVSVPQRAGYMHQEGMILAPDGHCRAFDANASGTVPGSGLGVVVLKRLRDALADGDCIHAVIKGSAMNNDGAAKVGYTAPSVEGQARVIEEALEVAGVEPETIGYIEAHGTGTPLGDPIEIAALTRVFRTAPESPPSCAIGSVKTNIGHLDIAAGIAGLLKTVGMLERGQLPPTLHFQKPNPALQLDQSPFYVNAEPRTWDRVGGPRRCGVSSFGIGGTNVHVVLEEAPQPTVTTAPSERPAYLLPLSAREPQALRELAVRYQRHLEQHPDASPADIAFTAGAGRRHFRERITLVGSSVEQWRRELGAFLDGRASNAVSAGEVPGEGAPRIAFLFSGQGSQYAGMALPLYRTQPVFRAALEQCDALLRPHLRIPLLDLLAAPQDGRSPLEQTLYTQPALLAVEHALDRMWRSFGVFPSAVMGHSVGEYAAAISAGVLTLSEGIELIVERARRMHELREAGAMATVFAKAERVLPLLARHEARLAIAAFNGPAEIVISGARDALEDVLAQLTADGVESRRLHVSHAFHSPLMDPMLEGFAAVASKHRGSPPTIDFVSNLTGALIAPSTSVGPGYWAEHVRAPVQFYQGLQALRARGCTVMLEMGPHPTLLGIGRRALADRMALTWLPSLRREHRDWDVVLGSLAQLYTRGVPLDWRAIQPGARTALPTYPFQRKRFWIDPETTSSRVDRREGPVSAEVHPLLGRRLRLGLARHTLFEARYDGATTPYLRDHHYFGRAVAPAVGYLLMAARAAGKLPLSLEGVKFSAALALSEGEHRTVQTIVQRDDQERTSFQICSFPDDDIRPETEPTVHAQGRIGRLVAPTASDAPAAAAVAAASGRHSVALDEIHARCAKAQTGAGFYEVIARQEVDMGPSLRWIETLHSGDGEALSRLRSPAAEDGADIDLHPGHLEAGLQTLSIAAASRLSAVEAGVVYLPVAIERLHLHGSLAATRFAHARLREGNDVHDGYTGDIHLLSEDGAVLTELTGVRYRRVARERLRPMEAQPATPLHRIAWEPAPAVAPPPGMVSSGPCWIFADEGNAGSSLRAHLERTGVHCHLIRRGERLDTPGPGIHTLDPDQPEQLDQLLDTLAQHGKPRGIVILWPLDESPGDPHPQQGAGMGGALAATQRLCSRALTLVQKLAPRWSAGDGRLWLVTRGAQTVGTNPAPVSPTQAALWGFGRVLASEHPEFQSGLIDLDPESSADEASHLAAALLASTDEDQIALRGGRAHHARLRPQPDTLPVSGRRPVLGGGVHLITGGLGGLGLLLGRWLAHAGAETIVLMSRSTPGPEAIRALDELKTGPARVRVMQVDVSRADALSAALDTLRREEGPLRGIFHLAGSLSDAVLLRQDPERLHAVLAPKVAGASLLHALTLHDPLEHFVLFSSIAAVLGTPGQANYAAANAFLDGLAQHRRALGRPALSIQWGPWAGAGMAAEQGAADRRAAHGFESMPPEQALALLERLLGGAAGDIGVFRVDWRLLLARLPTVPPLLVEQLPAEARTARAPLASPAGAPETAAGPPAWIRSLEAALPEDREGLLRARLLDLVRQSLGLAHDRPIDPRMPLHELGLDSLMAVDLREAIGKSVGLRFPATLLFNHPSIEALVAFLRRELPILAEPERAAPQEDVVTEALLRNLQDLSEDEAEAQLLEKLALLEDL; encoded by the coding sequence ATGTCGGAGGAGCTGCGCGGAGCAGGGGACACGGCGCCATCTCTGGTGTCGAACACCGCACGGCCAGCAGGGGCAACGTCGCATCCGCTCTCCTACGGGCAGCGCGCGCTGTGGTTCCTGCACCAGCTTTCGCCGCAGAGTCACGCTTACAACACGCTGTTTGCCGTCCGGATCCGCTCCACGCTGGACCTCGCCAAGCTCGCGGAAGCCTTCCGCCTGATGGTCCAGCGTCATCCTACCCTGCGTTCCACGTACTGCCTCGAGGACGGCGTCCCCCGGCAGATCATCCATCCCAGCCTGGAGCTGCCTCTGGTCGAAGAGGATGCGGCCTCGCTCGATGAAAAGCAGCTCGCCCCACGCCTTCTCGAGCGCGCGCACCGCCCCTTCGACCTCGTGCGGGGTCCCGTGGCGCGGGCGCACGTATTCACACGCGGCCCCGAGCACCACGTGCTGCTGGTCGCCGCGCACCACATCACTTGCGATTTCTTCTCGGGCGCGAGCCTGCTCGAGGAACTCTTCGCCGCCTATTCGGCGCTGCGGTGCGGGGAGCTCCCGACCCTTCCCACTCCTGCACTCCAGTACACGGACTTCGTGGCGCGACAGGAGGAGCTGCTGGCGAGCGACGGCGAAGAGCTGTTCGCATACTGGCAGACGCAGCTTGCGACAGCGCCCGTCTCGCTGGACCTGCCCCTCGATCGGCCCCGTCCGCCCATCCCCACGGGGCGAGGCGCCTCCGTGTCCTTCCACATCGGGTCAGAGCTGACCCGCCGTATCTCCACGCTGACCAGATCGCAGGGAGCGACGCTGAACATGGCGCTGGTCGCCATGTTTCAGGTCCTGCTCCATCGCTACACACGAGAGAGCGACATCGTCGTGGGCTCACCCATGGCGGGCTGGAGTCGTAGCGAATTCAAAGGGGTGGTCGGGGACTTCATCAACATGGTGGTGCTGCGGTCGGATCTCTCGGCCGATCCGAGCACGAAGGAGCTGCTGCTGCAGGTGAGCGAGAGGGTGATGGGCGCCCTCATGCACCAGGATTACCCCTTCCCGCTCCTGGTAGAGCGACTCAGCCCGACACGTGACCCCGCGCGTACCCCCTTCTCCTCGGCTGCATTCCTTTTCCACGACCTGGATCGCTTCGGTCCCCTGGGGAGACTGTTCAGTCCAGCCCAAGGGAAGTCTCTGGAAGTCGGAGAGCTGAAGCTCGAGGGGCTCTATCTCCCGCAGCAGGAGGGGCAATTCGACGTGACGCTGGAGGTGCTGTACGCGGCGGAAGAGCTGCACGGCAACCTGAAGTACAACGCGGACCTGTTCTTGCCGGAGACGGTGGAGCGGATGGCGCACCACTACGCGGAGCTGCTGGCCGCGATGGTGGAGGCCCCCGAGCGCCCCGTGGGGCAACTGAGACTGCTGGGGAAAGAAGAGCGCGAGGCAGTCTTGCGCGCAGGGCAGGGGCCCTCGTCGAGCCTTGCGGTCGAGGTGCCCTTCCACGCGCAGTGGGAGAAGCTGGCCGAGCGCGAGCCTTCCGCGATCGCGGTGGAAGACGAAGCGAAACGGCTGACGCGCGCCGAGGTCAACGCCCGAGCCAACCGACTGGCGAGACGACTGCGCACGATGGGCGTGGGCCCGGAAGTGTCGGTGGGACTGAGCCTGCAACGCGGTGTGGACCTCGTGGTGGGCCTCCTCGGCGTGCTGAAGGCGGGTGGCATGTATGTCCCGCTGGACCCCGGCTACCCCCGCGAGCGCCTGAGCTACATGCTCGAAGACGCCGCCGTGAAGTTGCTGCTGACGGACGAGGCTTCTCTGGAGCAGCTCCCCACGGCGTCCGGTGTGGAGACGCTCCTGTTGCAGGACGTGGAGCGCTCGGCGTCCGACGAACCGGCCTCCGACCTGAAGCTGGCCGTGGCAGCCGAGCAGTGCGCCTACATGCTCTACACCTCCGGCTCGACGGGAAGGCCGAAGGGAGTGCAAGTCCCGCACGGCGCGCTGGCGAACTTCCTGCGCTCGATGGCGGAGCGACCCGGGCTCTCGGCGACGGACGTCCTGCTGGCGGTGACGCCACTCTCGTTCGACATCGCAGGGCTGGAGCTGTACCTCCCGCTCGTGACGGGGGCGCGACTGGTGGTGGCGTCCCAAGCCACCAGCCGTGATCCCGAGCGGCTGGGCCGAGCACTGGCGCAGCACGGCGTGACGGTGATGCAAGGAACGCCGAGCACCTACCGCCTGCTGCTCCAGCACCCCGAGGTGCTGAACCGCGGCTTCAAGGCGCTGTGCGGAGGGGAAGCGCTACCCGGGGACGTGTGCAGCCGACTGCTGGAGCGCGAGGTGGCGCTGTGGAACATGTACGGCCCGACGGAGACGACGATCTGGTCGGCAGCGGGACCGGTACAGGACGCGGCGCGGGTGGACCTGGGCACTCCGGTGGACAACACGGACCTGTACGTGCTGGACGAGGCGCTGGAACTCGTACCGCCGGGGGTCTCTGGCGAGCTGTACATCGGCGGCGCCGGCCTTGCGCGAGGCTACTGGCGCCGTCGTTCGCTGAGCGCCGAGCGCTTCGTGCCGGACCCGTTCAGCACGACGCCCGGCGCGAGGATGTACCGCACGGGGGACGTGGTCCGGCGGCAAGCAGATGGCCGCCTGCTGTATCAGGGCCGCTCGGACGCGCAGGTGAAGATCCGAGGCTTCCGGATCGAGCTGGACGAAGTGGAGGCATGGCTCTCGACGCACCCCTCGGTGCGCGCGGCCGTGGTGAGCAGCGTCGAGGACGAGCGGGGAGGCGGTGCACAGCTGGTGGCTTACGTGGTGCCAGCCGGAGCGGCGCCCTCGGTGGAGCCCTTGCGAGCGCACCTGCAAGAGCGGCTGCCCGAGTACATGGTGCCCGGGCAGTACATGGTGCTGGACGAGCTACCCCTGACGCCCGCAGGCAAGGTGGACCGCAAGCGCCTTCCCCGGCCCACCTTCGACCGCGCCACCTTGCAGACCCGCTACACGCCGCCGACCACCACGGAGGAGAAGCAGATCGCGGCCTTGTGGAAGGAGGTGCTCCGCATCGAGCGAGCAGGTCTCGATGACAATTTCTTCGATCTCGGCGGCAACTCGTTGCTTCTCGTGAACCTGCATGCCCGCATGTGTGCGGCACTGGCCGTGGATTTCACGCTCACCGACCTCTTCTCCCATCCCACGGTCAGCGCCCAGGCTGCGCTCGTGCGGCGCCTCGGGGGCGACGCGGGCGACAGAGCGTCCGAAGCCAGAGAGCGCCGTGTGCGGCGTGCGGCCCGCCGGGGCACGGAAACGGTCGACGAGGCCCCCGGACGTGACACCGACATCGCCATCGTCGGCGCCGCGGGCCGGTTCCCGGGAGCCCGAACGCTCGATGCCTTCTGGCACAACCTGTGGGCAGGCATCGAGAGCATCGCCTTCTATTCGGCGGAGGAACTGCTCGCTGCCGGCGTGCCCTCCGACATCGTGGCGAACCCAGCGTACGTCAGAGCCAAAGGCGAACTCGAGGACATCGACCTGTTCGACGCCGAGTTCTTCGGCATACCCCCCCGAGAGGCTGCCGTCCTCGACCCGCAGCAGCGACTGTTCCTGGAGTGCGCTCACGAGGCCCTGGAGAACGCTGGTTACGGCGGCGAGGACCGCCCTGGCCCTGTCGGCGTCTTTGCTGGGGCGGGAATCAACGGCTACCTCCTCTTCAACCTGCATGGCAGGACCCGCTCTCTCGCAGGCGACTACCAGCTGTTCATCTCGAGTGACAAAGACTTCCTCGCGACGCGCGCCGCTTACAAGCTGAACCTGACGGGGCCCGCGATCACGGTGCAGTCGGCCTGCTCCACGTCCCTCGCCGCCGTGCACATGGCCTGCCGCAGCCTGATCGAGGACCAGTGCGACATGGCGCTCGCTGGCGGCGTGGCGGTCAGCGTGCCGCAGCGCGCCGGCTACATGCATCAGGAGGGCATGATCCTCGCACCCGACGGGCATTGTCGGGCCTTCGATGCGAACGCCAGTGGCACCGTGCCGGGCAGCGGGCTCGGGGTGGTGGTGCTCAAACGATTGCGAGACGCCCTTGCGGACGGCGATTGCATCCACGCCGTCATCAAGGGAAGCGCGATGAACAACGATGGCGCCGCCAAGGTCGGGTACACCGCGCCGAGCGTCGAGGGCCAGGCCCGCGTCATCGAGGAGGCCCTGGAAGTGGCTGGCGTCGAGCCGGAGACCATCGGCTACATCGAGGCCCACGGCACCGGCACACCGCTCGGTGATCCCATCGAGATTGCCGCCCTCACGCGCGTGTTCCGGACCGCCCCGGAGAGTCCGCCTTCCTGCGCCATCGGCTCGGTCAAGACCAACATCGGGCACCTGGACATTGCAGCGGGCATTGCCGGACTCCTCAAGACGGTGGGGATGCTCGAGCGTGGCCAGCTGCCGCCGACCTTGCATTTCCAGAAGCCCAACCCGGCCCTTCAGCTCGACCAGAGCCCCTTTTACGTCAACGCCGAGCCGCGCACGTGGGACCGCGTAGGAGGGCCGCGGCGCTGCGGGGTGAGCTCCTTCGGGATCGGCGGCACCAATGTGCATGTAGTTCTGGAGGAGGCGCCGCAACCCACGGTCACCACGGCCCCCTCGGAGCGACCTGCCTACCTGCTCCCGCTGTCCGCGAGAGAGCCGCAAGCCCTGCGAGAACTCGCGGTGCGCTATCAGCGTCACCTCGAACAGCACCCCGACGCATCACCGGCCGACATCGCCTTCACCGCAGGCGCGGGTCGCCGCCATTTCCGCGAGCGAATCACCCTCGTGGGGTCGTCCGTCGAACAGTGGCGCAGAGAACTCGGTGCCTTTCTCGACGGGCGAGCCAGCAACGCCGTCTCGGCCGGCGAGGTCCCTGGCGAAGGAGCCCCGCGGATAGCGTTCCTCTTCTCCGGCCAGGGCTCGCAGTACGCGGGCATGGCCCTCCCGCTGTACCGGACGCAGCCCGTGTTCCGCGCCGCCCTGGAGCAATGCGACGCGCTCCTGCGCCCCCACCTGAGGATCCCCCTGCTCGACCTGCTCGCGGCGCCCCAGGATGGGCGCTCTCCCCTGGAGCAGACCCTGTACACGCAGCCTGCGCTGCTGGCCGTCGAACACGCCCTCGACCGGATGTGGCGCTCCTTCGGCGTCTTCCCGAGCGCCGTGATGGGTCATAGCGTGGGAGAGTACGCCGCGGCCATCTCGGCTGGCGTGCTCACCCTCTCCGAGGGAATCGAGCTCATCGTCGAGCGCGCCAGACGGATGCACGAACTCCGCGAGGCCGGCGCAATGGCCACGGTGTTCGCAAAGGCGGAGCGCGTCTTGCCGCTGCTCGCGCGTCACGAAGCGCGCCTGGCCATTGCAGCCTTCAATGGTCCAGCCGAGATCGTGATCTCCGGCGCGCGAGACGCACTCGAAGACGTTCTCGCGCAGCTCACGGCGGACGGCGTGGAGAGCCGGCGGCTGCACGTCTCCCATGCCTTCCACTCACCGCTCATGGATCCCATGCTGGAGGGCTTCGCGGCTGTGGCGAGCAAGCATCGTGGCTCCCCGCCCACCATCGATTTCGTTTCCAACCTGACGGGAGCGCTGATCGCGCCGTCGACATCGGTCGGACCCGGGTACTGGGCCGAGCACGTCCGGGCACCCGTGCAGTTCTACCAGGGGCTCCAGGCCCTCCGCGCGCGGGGCTGCACCGTCATGCTCGAAATGGGCCCCCACCCGACGCTCCTTGGCATCGGGCGGCGAGCGCTGGCCGACCGTATGGCTCTCACATGGCTGCCCTCTCTGCGACGAGAGCACCGCGACTGGGACGTCGTGCTGGGGTCGCTGGCGCAGCTCTACACGCGCGGCGTCCCGCTCGACTGGCGTGCGATCCAGCCGGGAGCACGCACCGCGCTACCGACGTACCCATTTCAGCGCAAACGCTTCTGGATCGACCCCGAGACCACGTCCTCTCGCGTCGACAGGCGGGAAGGACCCGTGAGCGCCGAGGTCCACCCCCTGCTCGGCCGACGATTGCGCCTGGGTCTCGCGCGGCACACCCTTTTCGAGGCGCGCTATGACGGCGCGACCACGCCTTACCTGCGCGACCACCACTATTTCGGCCGGGCCGTCGCGCCCGCCGTCGGCTACCTGCTGATGGCGGCCCGTGCTGCCGGCAAGCTGCCGCTGTCCCTCGAAGGGGTGAAATTCTCCGCGGCGCTCGCTCTCTCCGAGGGAGAGCACCGCACCGTGCAGACCATCGTCCAGCGCGACGACCAGGAGCGCACCTCCTTCCAGATCTGCAGCTTCCCGGACGACGACATTCGTCCCGAGACGGAGCCCACGGTCCACGCCCAGGGCCGCATCGGCAGACTCGTCGCTCCCACCGCCTCCGATGCTCCCGCTGCTGCTGCCGTTGCCGCCGCTTCCGGACGCCATTCGGTCGCGCTCGACGAGATCCACGCCCGCTGCGCGAAGGCCCAGACGGGCGCCGGCTTTTACGAGGTCATCGCGCGTCAGGAGGTCGACATGGGCCCCTCGCTGCGCTGGATCGAGACCCTCCACTCCGGCGACGGCGAGGCACTCTCCAGGCTGCGCTCCCCGGCCGCGGAGGATGGTGCCGACATCGACCTGCATCCCGGCCACCTCGAAGCCGGCCTGCAGACACTCAGCATCGCCGCTGCGAGCAGACTGTCGGCGGTCGAGGCGGGGGTCGTCTACTTGCCGGTGGCCATCGAGCGACTCCATCTCCACGGCTCGCTTGCTGCGACCCGCTTCGCGCATGCGCGGTTGCGGGAGGGGAACGACGTGCACGATGGGTATACCGGCGATATTCACTTGCTATCGGAGGACGGCGCGGTCCTGACCGAGCTCACCGGCGTGCGCTACCGCCGGGTCGCGCGCGAGCGCCTGCGGCCCATGGAAGCGCAGCCGGCCACGCCGCTCCATCGCATCGCCTGGGAGCCTGCGCCTGCGGTGGCGCCACCTCCTGGCATGGTCTCATCCGGCCCCTGCTGGATCTTCGCGGACGAAGGAAATGCCGGCTCCTCTCTGCGCGCCCATCTCGAACGGACCGGCGTCCATTGCCACCTGATTCGTCGAGGCGAGCGTCTCGACACCCCCGGCCCGGGCATCCACACGCTCGATCCGGACCAGCCCGAGCAACTCGACCAGCTCCTCGACACCCTGGCGCAGCACGGCAAGCCGCGAGGGATCGTCATTCTCTGGCCGCTGGACGAGTCCCCTGGAGATCCGCACCCTCAGCAGGGCGCCGGCATGGGTGGAGCGCTCGCTGCCACGCAGCGCCTCTGCTCTCGTGCCCTCACGCTGGTCCAGAAGCTCGCGCCTCGCTGGAGCGCCGGCGACGGCCGCCTCTGGCTGGTGACGCGCGGGGCGCAGACGGTCGGCACGAATCCAGCTCCTGTCTCCCCGACACAAGCAGCCCTCTGGGGATTCGGTCGCGTTCTGGCCAGCGAGCATCCCGAGTTCCAGAGCGGACTCATCGACCTCGATCCCGAATCCTCCGCCGACGAGGCCTCCCACCTTGCCGCGGCCTTGCTGGCGTCCACGGACGAGGATCAGATCGCCCTCCGCGGCGGCCGCGCTCACCATGCCCGCCTGCGACCTCAGCCCGACACCCTCCCGGTCAGCGGACGACGCCCGGTGCTCGGTGGAGGCGTGCACCTCATCACGGGCGGCCTCGGAGGCCTCGGTTTGCTGCTCGGTCGCTGGCTCGCGCACGCTGGTGCCGAGACGATCGTGCTCATGTCACGGAGCACCCCGGGGCCCGAGGCTATACGCGCGCTGGACGAGCTGAAGACTGGGCCTGCCCGGGTGCGGGTGATGCAGGTCGACGTGAGCAGAGCCGACGCGCTCTCGGCCGCGCTGGACACGCTTCGCCGGGAAGAGGGCCCCTTGCGGGGGATCTTTCATCTGGCGGGCAGCCTGTCCGACGCCGTGCTCCTCCGGCAGGATCCCGAGCGCCTCCACGCCGTGCTCGCCCCCAAGGTCGCCGGAGCCAGCCTGCTTCACGCCCTGACGCTTCACGACCCCCTGGAGCACTTCGTCCTGTTCTCGTCGATCGCTGCGGTCCTGGGCACCCCGGGCCAGGCCAATTACGCCGCTGCCAATGCCTTCCTCGACGGCCTCGCGCAGCATCGGCGCGCGCTGGGGCGACCTGCGCTGAGCATCCAGTGGGGACCCTGGGCGGGAGCGGGCATGGCCGCGGAACAAGGCGCAGCGGACCGCCGCGCCGCCCACGGGTTCGAGTCCATGCCACCGGAGCAAGCGCTCGCCCTCCTGGAGCGCCTGCTCGGCGGTGCAGCCGGTGACATCGGCGTCTTCCGGGTCGACTGGCGCCTCCTCCTGGCACGGCTGCCCACCGTCCCTCCGCTGCTCGTCGAGCAGCTCCCCGCCGAGGCTCGCACTGCGCGTGCCCCACTGGCGTCTCCAGCCGGAGCGCCCGAGACCGCCGCAGGCCCGCCCGCGTGGATCCGGTCGCTGGAGGCAGCCCTGCCCGAGGACCGCGAAGGCCTGCTCCGAGCGCGCCTCCTGGACCTGGTGCGCCAGAGCCTCGGCCTTGCTCACGACAGACCCATCGACCCACGGATGCCCCTCCACGAACTGGGACTCGACTCCTTGATGGCCGTCGATCTGCGTGAAGCCATCGGCAAGAGCGTGGGCCTCCGGTTCCCGGCCACCCTTCTCTTCAATCACCCCAGCATCGAGGCGCTGGTGGCGTTCCTCCGTCGCGAGCTACCCATCCTGGCGGAGCCCGAGCGGGCTGCGCCCCAGGAGGATGTGGTGACCGAGGCGCTCCTGCGGAACCTCCAGGACCTGTCGGAGGACGAGGCCGAGGCGCAGCTCCTCGAAAAGCTCGCCCTTCTGGAAGATCTATGA